AGGTCGAGCGTGGACAGCGTGGTGCCTGACCACTCGGAGCCGGAGTAGCCGGCATTCACGTAGGACAGTACGCTCGGAGCCACGAGGTAGCCGAGCCGTGCGCCAGCGGCGTAGCTGGTCCGGAGCTTTTCGCGGCCTTCGAAACTGACGAAGGCATTGCTGGGCAGGGACCCGCGGATGTCGCCAAATTGACCGTCGGCGAAGACACCCGCCACCCACTTGCTGAACTGCCAGTCGTATCCGATGCCGACCGTGCCGAACCAGCCGCTGCCGCCGGCCCGTTGATCGCGGGACAGTGTCGTGCCGGCCGGCCCGAAGAAGCCGCCGGAGGTCCCATCGCTGATGACGTTGCTGTCAGCATTCCAAAGCCCGCCGCCGCCGCCGCCGAAGACATAGAGGCCGGTCCAGCTCGGAGCTGAGATGGCTGCTGGCGCCTTCGCGTAGAGCCGTGGGGCGGGATCGGCGACCGCAGCCGATCCAGTCGAGTTGAAGCGATAGACCAGCGAGGTGCTGATGGTCTGCACCCAGGGCTTGAACGTCGTCGTCGTGCCCGTCGATCCGCCGGCAAGGGCGGTTTCCGGCAGGGTGATGCGGTCATAGAACGCGGAGCGGTACTCGGTCTTCATGAACCAGCCGGGGGCCGCGATGCCGAAGATGTCGAGGTTGTTTTCGACGCCGCCGCCGATGAACCAGCCATCGCGGCGGAAGGATGGAGTCGTTGCGATGGTCGTGGTCGGCAAGGTCAGGGTCGACAGGGTGCTGCCCGACCACTCGGAGCCGGAGTAGCCGGCATTCACATAGGAAAGGACATTGGGAGCCACGAGATAGCCAAGTCGCGCGCCGGCCGCGTAGCTCGTTCGAAGCTTTGCGGTCCCCTCAGCGCCGTACACAGCATCCACGAATGAGCCGCGGAGATCGCCAAACTGAACGTCGGCGAAGATGCCGGTCACCCACTTGCTGTTGAACTGCCAGTCGTAACCGAGGCCAACCGTGCCGAACCAACCGTTGCCGCCGAGCCGCTGATCACGCGTGAGTCGCGTGCCTGCCGGCCCGTAGAAGCCAACGGCCCCGTCGCTGAAGACGTTGCTGTCCGCATTCCACAGCCCGCCGCCGGCGCCGCCGAAGACGTAGAAGCCGGTCCAGCTTGCGACCGGCACTGGGGCGACGGCCTTGAGGGGCCGGGCGCCGAGATCGGCTGCCGTGGCGGTTCCCGAGCATGCAGCCGCCGCCGCAAATGCAATCACCAGCTTCTTCATTCCTGCTCCCTCAGCCCCGATCGTCGCGCCGCAACCGCGATGCGATTCCATTCGATCTGCTCCAAAGGGATAGACGAGTTCCAGGCGGAAGACTGTTGCTGGCCAGCAACGACGCGAAATCTGCGCAACGCCTGCGGCGACGGGGCTGGGCTCCGCCGCCGTGCCCTGTATCGGAGCGTGTGCGCGGATTCAAAATCAGCGCGAGGAATGCACCGCGCAACGAAAAAGCCCCGGGCGATGCCGGGGCTTTGACGTCTGAACTTGCGTTCGGATCAGTATTTGGTCGCTCAGTACTTGGCAACGACCGGGCCGGTCCAGTTGAAGCGGTAGACCAGCGAGGTCGAGATCGTCTGGTTCCAGCTGTTGGCGCGGATGTCGCGGCCAACCAGCACGTTGCCGGCGTCGAACAGCTCGTTCTGGGTCTTGGCGTTGTAGAAGGCCGAACGATATTCGGTCTTCATGAACCAGCCGGGCGAAGAAATGCCGAAGAAGTTCAGGCTGTTCTCGACGCCGCCACCGACGAACCAACCGTTGCGGTTGTAGCCGTTGAGGTGGATGCCAGCCGGAGCGCCCGCCAGCGTCAGGAAATTGGTGCTGCCGAAGTGAGCGCCGGAGTAGCCGCCGTTGACGTAGGTGAGGACGTTCGGAGCAACCAGCCAGCCGAGGCGCACACCAGCGGCCCAGGAGTCTTCAAGCTTCTGGCTGCCGGTGATGCCAGCGATCGGATCCTGGATGGTGGCGCGGATGCTGCCGAACTGACCATCGGCGAACACGCCGGCGACCCAGGTGCTGTTGAACTGCCAGTCATAGCCGAGGCCGACGGTGCCGAACCAGCCCGAGCCGCCCTGGCGCTGGTCGATCGTCAGCGGAACGGCGCCGACCGTGGTCTGGACGCGCTGGTCGGAGTTCGAGAGGCCGCCGCCGCCGCCGCCGAAGATGTAGAAGCCGGTCCAGTTGGCGACGGGAGCCGCAACCGGGGCCTTCACGTAGGGGCGCGCAGCAAGGTCGGCCGCCGAGGCCGAACCGGTCATTGCCGCAACAGCGGTCAGAGCGAGCAAAATCTTCTTCATCTTAAAATCCCCAACCTTTGTCTGTCGTAGCAGGCGCGAGCGCACTGAAGTCCGTGTCATCTGATGCCCGGACTATAGACGGTTCTCCCCGAAATGCTGTTGCTGCGCAGGCACAGTCGCCGGAAAACGCCCTTCGGTCGGGTTTTGATACGTGATCGGCGAAAGCCTAAAAAGCGTAGTAATTACAATATTTTGTTTCGGGTTTTGGTCTGCGTGCCCTGAGTAAGTTTTCGTTAGCAGATCGCCGTTGTCCGAAATGGAGGCAGGCCTGCCTCGGCCGTTGGCGACCCTGAGTCGTTGGCCGAGTCGCCCTCTCGCGGCGATGCTGAGGCCTGGCTGCAACAAAAAAGCCCCGGCCGACGGCCGGGGCTTTCTGCAAGGCATTGGAGCCTAGTTCAGACGTCCAGCAGCTCCTCGCTCGCGAATTCGGCCTTGTCGGAGATGAAGGCAAAGCGCGCCTCGGCCTTGGTTCCCATCAGGCGCTCCACCGAATCCGCGGTGGTGTCGCGGTCGTCGGCGAGCAGCACCACCTTCAGCAGCGTCCGCTTGCTCGGATCCATGGTGGTTTCCTTGAGCTGCGCCGGCATCATCTCGCCAAGACCTTTGAAGCGGTTCACCTCGACCTTGGCGTTGGCGTTGAACTCGCTCTTGAGCAGCGCTTCCTTGTGCGCGTCATCGCGGGCGTAGACCGACTTCGAGCCGTGCGTCAGCTTGTAGAGCGGCGGCACGGCGAGGAAGAGGTGGCCCTCGTCGATCAGCCGCGGCATCTGCCGGTAGAAGAACGTGATCAGCAGCGAAGCAATGTGCGCGCCGTCGACGTCGGCGTCGGTCATGATGATGATGCGCTGATATCGCAGATCCTCTTCGCGGTAATGCAAGAGCTGGCCGCAGCCGATCGCCTGCACGAGATCGGAGAGCTGGGCGTTCGCCGTCAGCTTGTCCTTGCCGGCGGAGGCGACGTTGAGGATCTTGCCGCGCAGCGGCAGCACCGCTTGCGTCTTGCGGTCGCGGGCCTGCTTTGCGCTGCCGCCCGCCGAGTCGCCCTCGACGATGAAGAGCTCGGAGCCTTCGGTGCCGGCATCGGTGCAGTCGGCGAGCTTGCCGGGCAGGCGCAGCTTCTTGCCTGCGGTTTTCCGCGCGGTTTCCTTTTCCTGTCGCCGGCGCAGCCGCTCCTCGGCGCGGTCGATCACGAAGTCGAGCAGCCGGTTGGCCATGTTCGGATTGCCCGACAGCCAATGGTCGAACGGATCCTTCATCGCCTGCTCGACGATGCGCTGCGCCTCGGCGGTGGCCAGACGATCCTTGGTCTGGCCCTGGAATTCCGGCTCGCGCACGAACACCGACAGCATCACGGCCGCGCCCACCATCACGTCTTCGGACGTGATGGACGAGGCGCGCTTGCCCTGGCCGACGCGCTCGGCGTGATCCTTCAGGCCGCGCAGCAGCGCGCTGCGCAGGCCGGATTCGTGCGTGCCGCCATCCGGTGTCGGCACCGTGTTGGTGTAAGACGACAGGAAGCCGTCGGCATCCGCGGTCCAGGCCACGGCCCATTCGCAGGCGCCATGCGAGCCGTTGCGGCCCGACTTGCCGGAGAAGATGTCGGGATGCACCAGCGTGTCGGCGTGGATCGCGGCGGCAAGATAGTCCTTGAGGCCGCCGGGGAAGTGGAATGTGGCTTCGGCCGGAACGTCCTCGACGCCCTTGAGCAGTTCGGGCGCGCAGTTCCAGCGGATCTCGACGCCGCCGAACAGATAGGCCTTGGAGCGCGTCATCTTGAACAGGCGCTGCGGCTTGAACGCGGCCTTGGCGCCAAAGATGTCGGTGTCGGGCTTGAAGCGCGTGCGCGTGCCGCGGCGGTTGTTGATCTTGCCGAGATCCTCGAGCTTGCCCTTCGGGTGCCCGCGCTCGAACGTCATGCGATAGAGTTTCTGGCCGCGCGCGACCTCGACCTCGAGATGCGAGGAGAGGGCGTTCACCACGGAGATGCCGACGCCGTGCAGACCGCCCGATGTCTCATAGACCTTGGAGTCGAACTTGCCGCCCGAATGCAGCGTGCACATGATGACTTCGAGCGCCGACTTCTTCGGGAACTTCGGATGCGGATCGACGGGGATGCCGCGGCCGTTGTCGGTGACGGTCAGGTACCCGTCGGCGCTCAGTTCGACTCCGATGAAGGTCGCGTGTCCGGCCAGCGCCTCGTCCATCGAGTTGTCGATGACTTCGGCGAAGAGGTGATGCAGCGCCTTCTCGTCGGTGCCGCCGATATACATGCCGGGCCGACGCCGCACTGGCTCCAGGCCCTCGAGCACCTCGATGTCGGCGGCGGTGTAATCGGCCTCGCCACCGCTCGCGCGCGGAGCCGGCTTCGCGGCGATCTGACGCGCTTTCGGCTCGTTGCCGCCGAATAAATCGTCTTTGCCTTTTGTTTTCAATTGCTTGGACATATATCTTGATGTGTTTTGAGGGTCGCGCAGGCGGCGAATCGGTTCGGGCGACTATGCCACGGCTCACCCATAGAGGTCACCGCATGCCGGCCAAGGGGGTGTGGGTGGGAGCCAATCCCGGCGATTTTACGCCGCAGGCCCGCCAATTCCCGGCAATTTGACGTGCCGGTCCGGTTTGGCGCCGGTTTTGTGACTTGATGTCACACAAGTCCTTGGCTTACCAGTCGTTTTCATCGAGCAGCACCTTGAGGCAGGGCGGGAAGGCTATTTCTGAATGGAGCAGTTTGCGCACGCCCTGGCCGACTTCGTGCGCGCTCACCAGGCCTGGGCTGCCCCGATCGTGTTCCTGCTCGCCTTCGGCGAGTCGCTGGCTTTCATCTCGCTGCTGATCCCGGCCTGGGGCGCTCTGGTGGCGATCGGCGCGCTGATCGGGGCGAGCGGGATCAGCTTCTATCCGGTCTGGATCGCCGGCGGCCTCGGGGCGGCGCTCGGCGACTGGGTCTCCTACTGGTTCGGTTATCGATACAAGGAGCAGGTCGCGCAGATGTGGCCGCTCTCGCGCTATCCGGAACTCTTGCCAAGGGGCGAGGCCTTCGTGCGCAGCTGGGGCGTGCCCAGCATCTTCATCGGCCGCTTCTTCGGGCCCTTGCGTGCCTCGGTGCCGCTCGCGGCCGGCATCTTCGAGATGCCGTATTGGAGCTTTCAGGCCGCCAATTTCATCTCTGCACTGATCTGGGCGGCGGCGCTGCTGCTGTTCGGCGACGTGATGGCCAAGCTGATGGAATGGCTCTGGCGCCTGTTCTGACCGGACGGCGGCACGCCGCCCGGTCAGGGCGCAAGGCGTAGCTTACAGCGAAGCGTTCCAGATCGACGGGATCCAGCGATAGCCCGAGCCGTCCTTTTCCTTCTCGACGCGGACGAGACCGGGGAAGGCGGCATGGAAGGCCTGGATTGGCATCTTCTCGGCGATCGCCATGTCGTAGAGCTTGCGCCGCGTCTCCCGCGCCAGCGGCTTGTCGACGTCGGAGGCGATGTTCCATTCGGGATGCCTCACGAACAGGAACGCCGCGCCAGCGGTGATGTCGACCTGCACCAGCACCTTCTCCGCGCCGGAGGCGACGATGAAGGAGTTATGGCCGGGCGTGTGGCCGGGGCTCGCCACCGAGGTGATGCCGGGCGCAACCTCCTTGCCGGACTCGTATTGCGTGACCTTGCGGCCGAGCGCATCGAACACGCGGCGGATGTTCTTGAAGTTGCCCTCGAGGATCGGATTGCCCGTCCCCTTGCTCATCTCGCCGTCGTCCATCCAGAACTTCCATTCTGTCGCCGGCACCATGATCTCGGCGTTGGGGAAGGCGGGCTTGTTCTCGGCCGCGAGCAGGCCGTTGATGTGGTCGCCGTGGAAGTGGGAGATGATGACGGTGTCGACCGCCGCGCGGTCGATGCTGGCGGCCGCGAGGTTGTTGTGGAACTGGCCGACCTTGCCTTTCGTCTGCGTGAACTGGTCGGGTCCGAGACCGGTGTCGATGACGACGAGCTTCGGCCCGGTGTTGACGACGACCGGATTGAAGGTGTGCGTGACCTTGTCCGTCGGCAGATGGTTTTCCGCGAAGATCTTGTTGATGTCGTCCTTGCTGGCGCCGGCCGCGTAATTGTCAGTCAGGTTGACGGTGGCGACGCCGTCGCAGACCACGGTGATCTGGTGGGTGCCGACATTCTAGCGGTAGAAGCTCGCATTCTGCGCGGTGGCCGGGGGCGCGGCGGCGCCCGCGGGCGAGGTCTTCACGAAGGGCAGGAGCGCCGAGGCGGCGGCACCGGCCAGCGTTGCGCGACGGGTAATCTCGGTCATGGCGATGTCCTGGGCTGGGTTTTCGAAAGACTAAGGACCGGCAGGCTGTGGCGCGTCGGTCTTTCTCCGGAACCCCTACGGTTAAAGGAAATTCCACTGCGGTCCGATGACATCCTGCCATCGCGCCTGCGGCATCCCGCCCTCGGGCGCCACGCATTTGCACTTGACCCTGGAACCCGCCGGCCTTATAGCCGCGCGCCATGATCAACGCCGCGACCATCCTGTTCGCCCGTCGCCGCCGCCGCAGCTGTGCGGTTTGGGCGGTCGATCGCGTTTGAGATCATCGTCTTTGCCGCTGGATCCGATCCGCGGCATTCTCTCTCCTGTCAGCGCGATCTGATCCGGCGGCTCCCCCAAGGAGACCCAGCAGGAGACCACGATGTACACGCCACCATTTTTCAAGCAGGACCGCGCCGCGAGCCTGAAATTCGCCGAGGAGCGCGGCTTCGGCACCATGTGCGCCTTCGACGGCCACAAACCGGTGGCCTCGCCGCTGCCGTTCTATCTGACCTATGCCGCCGACGGCACGCCGCAGGCCGCCTTTCATGTCGCCCGTCACAATCCGCTGCTAAAGCTTGCGGGCGGTGATGCCTCGTGGCTGCTCGCGGTCAACGGCCCCGATGCCTATGTATCGCCGGACTGGTACGTCTCGCCTGACCAGGTCCCGACCTGGCTGTACCAGTCGGTGCATCTGAGCGGGCCGGTGCGGCTGTTGTCGGGCGACGAGCTGTCGGTGCAGATCGATACGCTCAGCGACAAGTTCGAGAACTGGCTGCTGCCGAAGAAGCCCTGGACCTCGGCCAAGATGACGGCGGGCCGGCTCGAGGCGCTGAAGAAGGGGATCGTGGGTCTGGTCATGATGGTTGAAGAGGTTGAAGGCAGCTTCAAGCTCAACCAGCACAAGTCGGACGCCGACTATACGGCGATCGCCAATGCGCTCGGGGCACAGCCTGCTGCCGACGCCAGAGAGATCGCGCAATTGATGCAGGATGTGAGGCCGGAGGCCTTCGTGAACGAAACCAACATGCTCGAAAGGAGCGCGCCATGAGCCTCACGGAAACCACGAAAGCCCCGATCACCGGCGCTACGAAGAAGCCGGCCACCGTCTTCGTCGACGGCGGCTCCGGCACCACCGGCCTTGGCATCAACGAGCGGCTGAAGCTCCAGAGCGACGTCGTGGTGAAGACCATTGCCGATGACAAGCGCAAGGACCCCGCGGCCAAGAAGGCGCTGATGGAAGAGGTGGACCTCGTCATCCTCTGCCTGCCCGACGATGCCGCCAAGGAAACTGTGGCGCTGGTTGACAGCATGGGCAATTCCGCGCCGAAGGTGCTGGACGCCTCGACTGCGTACCGGGTCGCGCCCGATTGGGCCTATGGCTTCCCCGAGCTGACGCCGGACCAGGCCACCAAGATCAAGGCCGCGAACAAGGTCTCCAATCCCGGCTGCTATCCGACCGGCGGCATCGCGCTGCTGCGGCCGATCGTCGATGCGGGTCTGCTGCCTTCCGATTATCCCGTCACCGTCAACGCGGTGAGCGGCTTTTCCGGCGGCGGCAAGTCGATGATCGCAAGCTTCGAGGACGGCAGCGCGCCGTCGTTCGAGCTCTACGGCCTCGGCTTCGAGCACAAGCATCTGCCGGAGCTGCAGCTCTATTCGAACCTGACGCGGCGGCCGATCTTCATCCCCTCGGTCGGCAATTACCGGCAGGGCATGCTGGTCTCGATCCCGCTGCAGCTCGACACGCTGCCGGGCAGGCCTGGTGGTGCCGACCTCCAAGCCGCGATGGCCAAGCGCTATGCCGGGTCGAAATACGTCAAGGTGATGCCGCTGCAGAACGAGGCGACCAAGGGCGGCCGGCTCGAGCCGGAGGCCCTCAACGAGACCAACATGCTCGAGCTCTACGTCTTCGCCAGCGACAAGTACCACCAGGCGGTGCTGGTCGCCCGGCTCGACAATCTCGGCAAGGGTGCCTCGGGTGCCGCCGTGCAGAACATGCGGCTGATGCTGGGATTGCCGGAGGAGTAGGGCGCGCTTCTGCCGCGTCATGGCCGGGCTTGTCCCGGCCATCCACGCGTTGCCGCGATCAAGGAAGAACGTGGATGCCCGGGCCTTCGCCTCGCCGAAGCGGCTTCGGCCGCGCAGGCGGGACAAGCCCGGGCATGACGACTACGAGGGTTGGTGCGCTCAGTACTTCGCGATGACCGGGCCGCCGAACCGATAGTTGATACGGGCGGTGATCAGGTCGACGTCCTGGCCGATGCGCTCGGTGCGCGAGAACGTGCCGACAGGCGCCAGCGCTCCGTTGGCGCTGAGGGTGACGTCGCGGCGGCCCATGAACAGGTGGTCGTATTCGACACCGACCGACCAATTCGGGGCGAAGCCGTATTCGAGGCCGACGCCAACGGTGCCGCCCCAACGGGTCTCGTCGGCGCCATCGAACTCCGCTCCGGCCAGACCGCCCGTACCGATGCCGCGGTAACGATCCCTGGTGACAGCGGCGCCGCCCTTCACGTAGAGCAGCGCGTTATTCCAGGCGTAGCCGACCTGGCCGGTGAACAGGCCGAAGGCGTCGACGCGGGTGCGGTTGGCGACGCCGAGCACGGTGCTCGTATTCCGGCCAGAGAGATCGGCCCAGTCGCCCTGGGCTTCGAGGCCGAACACGAAGGTGCTGCTCTGCCAGCGGTAGCCGACCTGGCCGCCGGCAACGGCGCCGGTCGCATCATGGCAGCCTTCGGATACGCCGGGGGCGAAGCCGACCGTCTGGTCCCAGCACTTGCGTGACGTGCCGTAACCGCCGTTGGCGCCGATATAGAAGCCGCTCCAGTCGTAGATCGCGGCGATCATCGGCGGCGCCTTGGTGTAGGGCCGGGCGGCGAGATCTGCGGCACCGGCTTCGGTCGCGAAGGCGGCCAGGGAGAGGGCGCCAAGCGCGGATGCAATCTTCCAATTCATGTCAGCCCCGAATCAATCAATTGAGATGGGTGAATATAACTGTGGATGAGTGACAATCTGTGCGAGCAAACCGGCAGGCTGTCGTTTTCGTCCGCGGTGTTGTCGCTCGGCAACATGGCGGCGCTCGCCGGCGCCCGAAGACCCGGCTTGCACCGGTCGCGAGCCTTCCCCCGCCTTTACGCGACCGTCCATTCGAGCAGCGCATTCTGCGCGTGCAGGAGATAGGCCTTTGCCGGCGGGCTCTGGCAGGCCGGATGCGACGTCGCATCGGCGCTGACCTCCTGACCTCTGGTCACGGGCGGGCAGGGCAGGAAAATCACGTCGGGGCGGCACCGGTTCAGGGTCGCGGCCGATATCCGGTAGCTCGCCAGTTGATCGTCCTGTGCTCCGACAGGCCAGCAGTCCGTGATGATCACGTCCGCATCGAACAAGGCGTCGAGATCGGTCGTGGCGGTGAAGTTCGGGCTGGCGAGATCCCTGACATGCCAGTCCGACGGATAGGCCTGGGTCACCTTGATCGGCAGCGCGATCGAGGCTTCACCCCAGGACCGAAGGATATTGGCATCGGGCGCTACGCCAACGACCTTGAGATCGTCGAGATGCCCTCGCTTGCTCCTGACATAGGCGAGATCGCCGAGCGTCTCGCAAGGATGGTTCGAGCGCGTTCTCGCATTGATGACCGGCGCTTCGGCGCTGGCCGCGAGCTCTCGCAAGGCCGACAGCTCTCGTGTCCGCACGACCAGGATGTCGAACCAATTGTCGAGATATTTCGCGAGATCGGCGGTGGTCTCGGCGGCATTGAGCCTGACCGGCGCATGGACGCAGATGCCGCCCATCGCCTGGATGCCGAGGTCGAAAGCGGTGGTATTGCGCCATCCGCCATCGTCGACGATGAGCCCGACGCGCTTGCCGGCGAGCGGCTGCGGCATGACGCGGTCGCGCCAAGCCGCCGCGAGCACTTGCGCGCGGTCGACGATCGATCTGATCGTGTCCGCGCCGAGGTCCTGGAACTGGAGAAAGTCCCGGTTGGCTTCGTGATGCATTGCTAAGCGTTGCCGCGCGTCGGGGGCGCGCGATCAGAATACCCTGAAGATTGCCAGCACCAACACGGCCTGCGCCAGGAAGCCGACGGTAAAGGCGAGGGTGCGGAACACCGGGATGCCGAGCGCATAGACGATCAGATGCGCGACGCGCGACCAGAAATAGACCGCGCAGGCGAGCACGGTCCATTTCGAGGAATAGTCGATCGCGTTCAGGATCAGCACCAGGGGTGCGAACAGCACGAGGTTCTCGACCGCGTTGTCATGGGCGAACATTAGGCGGTTCGCCCATTCGGCTTGCGGCTTGTCGCCGCGCGAGGGGTTGGCCAAGGCGCCGCTAAGCCCCCGAACCTGGCAGCGATTGATGGTGTAGGGAATCCAGAGGATCCCGGTCAGGATCACCGTACAGGTCAGCCAGAACAATTCGCGCGTCATAACCCGGTCCCCTCTGTCGTCGCTGTGCTTGAGGCGAGCTTATACAAACGAGAAAGATTGCGCCATGCGCCTCATATTCGTTTGCGCATGATCTCTCCGGAAAACCGC
The genomic region above belongs to Bradyrhizobium arachidis and contains:
- a CDS encoding outer membrane protein; its protein translation is MKKLVIAFAAAAACSGTATAADLGARPLKAVAPVPVASWTGFYVFGGAGGGLWNADSNVFSDGAVGFYGPAGTRLTRDQRLGGNGWFGTVGLGYDWQFNSKWVTGIFADVQFGDLRGSFVDAVYGAEGTAKLRTSYAAGARLGYLVAPNVLSYVNAGYSGSEWSGSTLSTLTLPTTTIATTPSFRRDGWFIGGGVENNLDIFGIAAPGWFMKTEYRSAFYDRITLPETALAGGSTGTTTTFKPWVQTISTSLVYRFNSTGSAAVADPAPRLYAKAPAAISAPSWTGLYVFGGGGGGLWNADSNVISDGTSGGFFGPAGTTLSRDQRAGGSGWFGTVGIGYDWQFSKWVAGVFADGQFGDIRGSLPSNAFVSFEGREKLRTSYAAGARLGYLVAPSVLSYVNAGYSGSEWSGTTLSTLDLPATDTFTTTSFRRDGWFVGGGIENNLDIFGITAPGWFMKSEYRSAYYDRITLPETIVPAFGGGPSGRATTFKPWVQTISTSLVYRFNATNAVVAKY
- the argC gene encoding N-acetyl-gamma-glutamyl-phosphate reductase, coding for MSLTETTKAPITGATKKPATVFVDGGSGTTGLGINERLKLQSDVVVKTIADDKRKDPAAKKALMEEVDLVILCLPDDAAKETVALVDSMGNSAPKVLDASTAYRVAPDWAYGFPELTPDQATKIKAANKVSNPGCYPTGGIALLRPIVDAGLLPSDYPVTVNAVSGFSGGGKSMIASFEDGSAPSFELYGLGFEHKHLPELQLYSNLTRRPIFIPSVGNYRQGMLVSIPLQLDTLPGRPGGADLQAAMAKRYAGSKYVKVMPLQNEATKGGRLEPEALNETNMLELYVFASDKYHQAVLVARLDNLGKGASGAAVQNMRLMLGLPEE
- a CDS encoding outer membrane protein; translated protein: MKKILLALTAVAAMTGSASAADLAARPYVKAPVAAPVANWTGFYIFGGGGGGLSNSDQRVQTTVGAVPLTIDQRQGGSGWFGTVGLGYDWQFNSTWVAGVFADGQFGSIRATIQDPIAGITGSQKLEDSWAAGVRLGWLVAPNVLTYVNGGYSGAHFGSTNFLTLAGAPAGIHLNGYNRNGWFVGGGVENSLNFFGISSPGWFMKTEYRSAFYNAKTQNELFDAGNVLVGRDIRANSWNQTISTSLVYRFNWTGPVVAKY
- a CDS encoding MAPEG family protein; the encoded protein is MTRELFWLTCTVILTGILWIPYTINRCQVRGLSGALANPSRGDKPQAEWANRLMFAHDNAVENLVLFAPLVLILNAIDYSSKWTVLACAVYFWSRVAHLIVYALGIPVFRTLAFTVGFLAQAVLVLAIFRVF
- a CDS encoding FMN-binding negative transcriptional regulator — protein: MYTPPFFKQDRAASLKFAEERGFGTMCAFDGHKPVASPLPFYLTYAADGTPQAAFHVARHNPLLKLAGGDASWLLAVNGPDAYVSPDWYVSPDQVPTWLYQSVHLSGPVRLLSGDELSVQIDTLSDKFENWLLPKKPWTSAKMTAGRLEALKKGIVGLVMMVEEVEGSFKLNQHKSDADYTAIANALGAQPAADAREIAQLMQDVRPEAFVNETNMLERSAP
- a CDS encoding ornithine carbamoyltransferase: MHHEANRDFLQFQDLGADTIRSIVDRAQVLAAAWRDRVMPQPLAGKRVGLIVDDGGWRNTTAFDLGIQAMGGICVHAPVRLNAAETTADLAKYLDNWFDILVVRTRELSALRELAASAEAPVINARTRSNHPCETLGDLAYVRSKRGHLDDLKVVGVAPDANILRSWGEASIALPIKVTQAYPSDWHVRDLASPNFTATTDLDALFDADVIITDCWPVGAQDDQLASYRISAATLNRCRPDVIFLPCPPVTRGQEVSADATSHPACQSPPAKAYLLHAQNALLEWTVA
- the parE gene encoding DNA topoisomerase IV subunit B, whose protein sequence is MSKQLKTKGKDDLFGGNEPKARQIAAKPAPRASGGEADYTAADIEVLEGLEPVRRRPGMYIGGTDEKALHHLFAEVIDNSMDEALAGHATFIGVELSADGYLTVTDNGRGIPVDPHPKFPKKSALEVIMCTLHSGGKFDSKVYETSGGLHGVGISVVNALSSHLEVEVARGQKLYRMTFERGHPKGKLEDLGKINNRRGTRTRFKPDTDIFGAKAAFKPQRLFKMTRSKAYLFGGVEIRWNCAPELLKGVEDVPAEATFHFPGGLKDYLAAAIHADTLVHPDIFSGKSGRNGSHGACEWAVAWTADADGFLSSYTNTVPTPDGGTHESGLRSALLRGLKDHAERVGQGKRASSITSEDVMVGAAVMLSVFVREPEFQGQTKDRLATAEAQRIVEQAMKDPFDHWLSGNPNMANRLLDFVIDRAEERLRRRQEKETARKTAGKKLRLPGKLADCTDAGTEGSELFIVEGDSAGGSAKQARDRKTQAVLPLRGKILNVASAGKDKLTANAQLSDLVQAIGCGQLLHYREEDLRYQRIIIMTDADVDGAHIASLLITFFYRQMPRLIDEGHLFLAVPPLYKLTHGSKSVYARDDAHKEALLKSEFNANAKVEVNRFKGLGEMMPAQLKETTMDPSKRTLLKVVLLADDRDTTADSVERLMGTKAEARFAFISDKAEFASEELLDV
- a CDS encoding DedA family protein, with amino-acid sequence MEQFAHALADFVRAHQAWAAPIVFLLAFGESLAFISLLIPAWGALVAIGALIGASGISFYPVWIAGGLGAALGDWVSYWFGYRYKEQVAQMWPLSRYPELLPRGEAFVRSWGVPSIFIGRFFGPLRASVPLAAGIFEMPYWSFQAANFISALIWAAALLLFGDVMAKLMEWLWRLF
- a CDS encoding MBL fold metallo-hydrolase, which encodes MVCDGVATVNLTDNYAAGASKDDINKIFAENHLPTDKVTHTFNPVVVNTGPKLVVIDTGLGPDQFTQTKGKVGQFHNNLAAASIDRAAVDTVIISHFHGDHINGLLAAENKPAFPNAEIMVPATEWKFWMDDGEMSKGTGNPILEGNFKNIRRVFDALGRKVTQYESGKEVAPGITSVASPGHTPGHNSFIVASGAEKVLVQVDITAGAAFLFVRHPEWNIASDVDKPLARETRRKLYDMAIAEKMPIQAFHAAFPGLVRVEKEKDGSGYRWIPSIWNASL
- a CDS encoding outer membrane protein, which produces MNWKIASALGALSLAAFATEAGAADLAARPYTKAPPMIAAIYDWSGFYIGANGGYGTSRKCWDQTVGFAPGVSEGCHDATGAVAGGQVGYRWQSSTFVFGLEAQGDWADLSGRNTSTVLGVANRTRVDAFGLFTGQVGYAWNNALLYVKGGAAVTRDRYRGIGTGGLAGAEFDGADETRWGGTVGVGLEYGFAPNWSVGVEYDHLFMGRRDVTLSANGALAPVGTFSRTERIGQDVDLITARINYRFGGPVIAKY